Part of the Cellulomonas hominis genome, CCGGCCCCGGCTCGGACGACACCCACGCGGCGATCTCCACCGCCCGCTCCTGGGACGCGACGTCCACCAGGTACCACCCGGCGACGAGCCCACCGTCCGCGGGACCGTCGGACGTCACCGGCGCGGCGCCCGGCCCGCCGTACCGCACCCAGGTCGACTCCGGCGTGAGCGCGCGGGCGTCGACGTACTCCCCGCTCGCCCGGAGCGTCTCGCCGACCTCGCGCAGGAACGCCATGTGCGCCTCGGCGTCCGCCGGCTCCCAGCGGTCCATCGGCGGGACGGGCCGCAGCGGCTCGGGGCCCCCGCGGTAGTGCTTGACCAGCACGTACTGCGTCATCGCTCCTCCTCCGATCCGGCGCGGGCCCGCGGCACCGCGGACCCCCGCCGATCCTCCCCCGCCGGGTCGCCCGGCGCAGCAGCACGCGCCCGCCGGCCCGCGCGGCGGGCCCTACTCTGGCGCGGTGTCCGCCGAGCCCGGCCCGGGTGTCCTGATCGCGGTCGTCGCCCTGGTCGTGCTGGCCGTGGCGGCGTCCGCCGCCGGCCGGCTGCGCACCGGGCGCGCGGTCGTGGTCGCCGCCCTGCGCGCGGTCGGCCAGCTCGCCGCGGTGTCGCTGGTCATCGCCGTGGTGCTCCAGCACCTCTGGTCGTCGCTGCTGTTCGCCGTCGCGATGTTCGCCGTCGCGGTGGCGACCACCGCCCGCCGGGTCGGCGCGCCCCGGCGGTGGCCCTGGGCGGCCGCGGCGATGGCGGCGGGCGTGCTGCCGGTGCTGGTCGTGATCTTCGCGTCGCGGGCCGTGCCGTTCACCGGGCCGACGGTCGTGCCGTTCGCCGGCATCGTCACCGGCGGGGCCATGACCGCGCACTCGCTGGCGGGCCGGCGGGTGTTCGCGGCGCTGCGCGAGCACCGGGACACCTACGAGGCCGCGCTCGCCCTGGGCCTGCAGCCCCGCGCGGCCGTGGACGTGGTCGCCCGGCACCTGCTGCCCGAGGCGCTCGTGCCCGGGCTGGACCAGACCCGCACCGTGGGGCTGGTGACGCTGCCCGGTGCGTTCGTCGGCGTGCTGCTCGGCGGCGGCACCCCGGCCCAGGCGGGCGCCGCGCAGGTCGTGGTGCTGGTGGGGCTGCTCGCCGCGCAGGCGCTGACCGTCGTCACCGGCTACCGGTTGGTGCGGACGGGCCGGCTGGTGCCGGACGACCTGGCCGCCGGCGTGCGGTCGTGGCGGCCGCGGGCCCGTTCCCGGACGTGGTACCGAGCACCCCGGCAACGGGAGTAAGGTCAGCCTCACCTTGGTGGGCGCGACCGTCTCCCACCCCGACCGACCGGGAGCGAGCGCATGGTCGCGAACTACCTCATCGGGCTGCGCGAGGGGCTCGAGGCCGCCCTCGTCGTCAGCATCCTGGTGGCGTACCTGGTGCGCACGCAGCGCCGCGACCTGCTGCCGGCCCTGTGGGCGGGCGTCGGCGTCGCGGTCGTCGTCTCGCTCGGGTTCGGCGCGCTGCTGACCTTCGGGCCGCAGGGGCTGTCCTTCCGCGCGCAGGAGGCCATCGGCGGCACGCTGTCGATCGTCGCCGTGGGCCTGGTCACCTGGATGATCTTCTGGATGGCGCGCACCGCGCGGCACCTCAAGACGGACCTGCAGCACCGGCTCGACGACGCCGCCGAGGCCGGGCGCCGGGCGATCGTCGTGATGGCCTGCCTCGCCGTCGGGCGGGAGGGCCTGGAGACTGCGCTGTTCCTGTGGGCCGGCGCGCAGGCGACGGGCACGGGCACGTCCGCCCCGCTGGTCGGCGCCGCGCTCGGCCTGGCCACCGCGGTGCTGCTCGCGTGGGCGCTGTACCGCGGCGTCATGCGGCTGAACCTCCAGGTGTTCTTCGCGTGGACCGGCGCGTTCCTCGTCCTGGTCGCGGCCGGCGTGCTGTCCTACGGCGTCCACGACCTGCAGGAGGCCGGCATCCTGCCCGGGCTGGACGACCTGGCCTTCGACGTCTCGGCGCAGGTCCCGCCCACCAGCTGGTACGGCACCCTGCTCAAGGGCGTCCTCAACTTCACCCCGGCGACCACGTGGGCGCAGGCGATCGCCTGGACCGCCTACGTGGTGCCGACCATGACCCTGTTCGTCCGCACGGCCTGGCGGCGCCCTCCCGCCCGGCCCAGCACCGCGGCCCCCACCGCCACCACCTCGCCGCTGCCCACCGCCTGACCCCTCGCGACGACCGCCGCGGCGCGACGCCGCCGGTCCGCCGAGCCCGCACCCGAGGAGCACCATGCCCCGCACCACCCCGGCCGCCGCCACCGCCGCGGTCCTGCTGCTGCCGCTGCTGGCCGCCTGCGTCCCGAACGACCCCGCCGGCGGCCCCGCGACCGCCGGCGCGTCCGGCGCCCTGACGGTCAGCTCGACCGCCGACGCGTGCGACGTCTCGGCGGCCACCGCACCCAGCGGCACGCTCACCTTCACGGTGACCAACGACGGCGGCGACGTCACGGAGTTCTACCTGCTCGCCGAGGACGGCCTGCGGATCGTCTCCGAGATCGAGAACATCGGCCCCGGCCTGACCCGGGACCTCGTGGTGCAGGCCGCCCCCGGGGACTACTTCACCGCCTGCAAGCCGGGCATGGTCGGCGACGGCATCCGCGCCGCGTTCACCGTGACCGACTCCGGGCAGCAGGTGGGCCCGACCGGCGACACCGCCGAGCAGCTGGCCGCGGCCGAGGCTTCCTACGTCGCGTACGTGAAGGACCAGGTCGGCTCGCTGATCGCCGGGACCGAGGAGTTCGCCGCGGCGTACGCGGCAGGCGAGGACGACCGGGCCCGCGAGCTGTACGCCGCGACCCGCCTGCACTGGGAGCGCGTGGAGCCGGTCGCGGAGTCGTTCGGCGACCTCGACCCCGCGCTCGACCTGCGCGAGGCCGACCTCGAGGACGGCCAGGCCTGGACGGGCTGGCACCTGGTCGAGAAGGACCTGTGGCAGCCGGCGCCCGAGGCGAACGGCGGCGCCGCCTACGTGCCGCTGACCGCCGAGCAGCGCACCGCCGCCGCGGACGATCTCGTGGCGAACACCCAGAAGCTCGTGGACCAGGTGAACGCCGACGGGTTCACGTTCGAGGCGTTCCAGATCGCCAACGGCGCCAAGGCGCTGCTGGACGAGGTCGCGACCGGCAAGGTCACCGGCGAGGAGGAGATCTGGTCGCACACGGACCTCTGGGACTTCCAGGGGAACGTGGACGGTGCCCGGGTCGCGTACGAGGTGCTGCAGGACGTCGTCACCGAGCGCGACCCCGACCTGGCCGCGGGCCTGGAGCAGCGGTTCGCCGAGCTGGAGGAGCTGCTCGCCGCGCAGGGCTCCGTGGACGCCGGGTTCGCCGCGTACACGGACCTGACCGACGACCAGGTGACCGCGCTCGCCGCCGCGGTGGACGCCCTGTCCGAGCCGCTGTCCCGGCTGACCACCACCGTGACGGGGGCCTGAGACGGCCGGCCAGGAGCGCGGCGGGCTGTCCCGCCGCGCGCTGCTCGGCTGGAGCGGCGGGCTGGTCGCCGGCGCGGCGGCCGCCGGGGCGGCGGGCGCGGCGGCGGTGGACGCCGCCCGGTCCCCCGCCCCCGCGGCGGCGGCGACCGGCGCCGACCGCACCTACCCCTTCACCGGCGCGCACCAGGCCGGGATCGTCACGCCCGCGCAGGACCGCCTCTACCTGGCGGCGTTCGACGTGACGACGACCGACCGCGACGCCCTGGTGGACCTGCTGCGCCGCTGGACGGTCATGGCGGCGCGGATGACCCAGGGGCTGCCGGCCGGCGAGTTCGCGCCCGCCTCCGGCCCGTACGACGCGCCGCCCGACGACACCGGCGAGGCCGCGGACCTGCCCGCGGCGGGGCTCACGGTGACGTTCGGGTTCGGCCGGTCGCTGTTCGTGGGCGCGGACGGCGCCGACCGGTTCGGCCTGGCGGGGCGGCTGCCCGCGGGCCTGATCGCGCTGCCGCACTTCGCGGGCGACGACCTGGACCCCGCGCGCAGCGACGGCGACCTGGTGGTGCAGGCGTGCGCCGACGACCCGCAGGTCGCGGTGCACGCGGTGCGGAACCTGTCCCGCGCGGCGTTCGGCACGGCCCGGATCCGCTGGACGCAGCTCGGCTACGGCCGGACTTCGTCCACCAGCACCGCCCAGAAGACCCCGCGCAACCTGTTCGGCTTCAAGGACGGCACCGCCAACCTCAAGGCCGAGGAGACCGCGGCCGTCGAGGAGCACGTCTGGGTCCCCGCCGGCGCCGCGGCCGAGGGCGGCGGGGACGCGGCGTGGCTCGCCGGCGGCACCTACCTGGTGGCCCGGCGGATCCGGATGCACATCGAGACCTGGGACCGCTCGTCGCTGCGCGAGCAGGAGGCGCTGGTCGGCCGGACCAAGGGCGAGGGCGCGCCGCTGTCGGGCGGGACGGAGTTCACCGAGCCCGACCTCGACGCGACCGGCGGCGACGGCCGGCCCCTCGTGGCCCTCGACTCGCACGTGCGGCTGGCGCACCCCACGCAGAACGACGGGGTGCGGATGCTGCGCCGCGGGTACAACTTCACCGACGGCAACGACGCGCTGGGCCGGCTGGACGCGGGGCTGTTCTTCCTGGCGTTCGTCGTGGACCCCCGGACGCACTTCGTCCCGATGCAGACGCGCCTGTCCGGGCAGGACGGGCTCATGGAGTACCTGGTGCACACCGGCTCGGGGCTGTTCGCGGTCCCGCCGGGGGTGCCGGACGGGGCGCTGCCGGAGGGCGCGGACGGCACCCCGGTGCTCGCGGCGGACGGGCCGTTCGTGGGCCAGGGTCTGTTCGCCTGACCTCGGCGGCCGGCAGTTCACCCCCGAACCCCCCCAATCCGGACATATGCCGCATTAGTCTCGGCCTCGGCCCGGTCCCCAGCGGGCTCCCCCGCCCCGGAGGTCCTGATGCAGATCCGGCTCATCCCGCTCGCCGACGTCACGGGCGCGGACGCGCAGGCCTGGCAGCGCCTCGCGGGCGACGCGCTCGCGCCGAACATGTGCCTCGACCCGCGCTACCTCGTCACCGCCCGCCACCGGGAGGACGTCGACGAGCTGCGCGTCCTCGTGGTCCAGGAGGCCGGCGAGTGGCTGGCCGCGCTGGTGCTCACGACGAAGCGCGTGCTGCCGCCCCTGCCCGTGCAGGCCGCGACCACCGGGAGCCGGTTCACCACGCTGGAGTGCGACCGGCACCACCCGCTCGTGCGCCGTGGCCGGGAGGTCGAGGCGCTGGACGCGCTGCTCGGCGGGCTGACGACGGCGGGGCTGCCCGGGCTCGCGCTGCTGCGCCGGTTCCCCGCCGAGGGGCCGCTCGCCGACGCGCTGGCCACGGTCGCGGCCCGGCGCCGGATGCGGGTGCACGAGCGGACCCGCGACGTCGGCGCCTGGGCGCCCCGGTCGGCGTTCGAGGTGCTCGACGTCCCCGCGCCCGCGGACGGGGCGCTCGTCGACCCGCCGATCTCGCTCGGGCACCTGCGGACCGACGAGGCCCGCAACACCCGGCGCGTGGTGCGCGGGCTGGTGCGGGAGACCGGCGGCCCGCTGGTGCTGCACGACGAGTCCGGCGACCCGGCCGCCGCCGACCGGTTCGTGGCGCTCCAGGGCGCCGGCTGGAAGGGCGACCGGTCCCGCGGCGGCGCGGCGCTGAGCCTGTCGGCCCCGGACGAGCGCTGGTTCCGCGACTCGGTGGACGCGTTCCGGCGGGACGGCGACCTCAGCGTGCTCCGGCTGGCGGCCGGCGGGCGGACGCTGTGGACCGGCTACCAGGTGCGGTCCGGCGGCGCCTGGTTCGGGCTGCTCGACGCCTACGACGAGGAGTTCCGCCGGTTCTCCCCCGGCTCGGTCGGCCGGCTGGCGATGATGACGTACCTGCTCGGCACCACCGACGCCCCGTTCGTCGACCCGGGGTTCGGGTCGCACTACGCCGTCGGCGCGCGCATCTGGCCCGCCGCCCGGGAGCAGGTCGACCTGCTCGTCTCCGCGCGCGGCCTCACGGCGCACGCGATGGTCCGGGCCGTCCCGCTCGCCCGGCGGTTCCGCCTGGTCGCCTGACGGCGGTCAGGCCCGCTGCTCGCCCCAGCCGTGCCAGCGCTCGACCTCGACGACCGCCGACCAGCGCGGGCTGGTGCGGTCGGCGTACGGCTGCCCGCCGTAGTGCCGGGACAGCCGGTCGATGTCCGCGAGTCCGTGGTCCTCGCGCAGCTCCACGACCCGGCCGACCAGGGTCAGGTGCGTGTACCAGCTCTCCGCGTCCAGGACGGTGAGCGAGACGCGGGGGTCCCGCCGCAGATGCCCCAGCCGCACGCGGGTGGCGTCGAGGTTGAGCAGGACCCGGCCGTCGTCCTGCCACAGGTACCAGGTCGCGGCGGAGGCGGGCGCGCCGTCCGCGCGCAGGGTCGCCATCACGGCCGGGTTGGGGCGGCGGAGCAGCTCGACGGCGTCGGGCGGCAGCGGGGGCGTCGGCACGGGGATGACCTCCTGGCGTGGGCGCGGACGCCCGTCAGTGTGGCCCGCCCCGCCTGCGGTCACCAGCCGGAGACGCGCCGCAATCCCGTCGCGGGCGTCAGCTGCACGAGCGCGTGGCCGCCGGCGTCCTCGACCTCCAGGCTGACCGCCGCCGGGCGCCCGCGCTGCTCGCGCGCGACCCACTCCAGGACCTCCAGCACGTCGCCGGCGTCCACGAGGCGCCACCGCTCCGCGGGAAGCCCGGCCGACGCGTGCAGGTCCACCACGTAGACCGGGTCGTCGACCTCGACCCACGAGTACCGCGTGCTCGCCGCCCGCACCGCCTGCATGGTCCGTCCTCCGCTCGCGTGCCGTCACGCCCAAGTCTGGCGGGCGCGGGTGAACGGCGGGTGAGCGGGGCGCGACGGGGTGGCGGCGCCTGCGAGGCCCCGGCGTAGCGTCCGGGGCCAGCGGCGCACCGCCGGGCGGCCGTCGACGCGGCGCTCGCCGCGCTGCCGGCCGCCCGTGCGGGGACGACTGAGGACCGGACGAGGAGGAGGCCCGCCATGCGATCGCTGCGCTGCCTGCTGGGACGGCACGACTGGCGGATGCACCGGAACCCCGAGAAGGGAGGCGCCGGTGCGGCGTTCGAGGTCTGCGCCCGCTGCGGGAAGGACCGCGTCGGTCACGAGCAGGCGGACGGGCGGTGGCTGGCGGGCGGCGGCATGGGCGGGATGGGCTGAGCCCGGGCCACGCCTCAGAGAGCCGACCGCCGGACCAGCTCCGTGAGGTCCCCCGTCCGCGCGACCGTCGCGCGCTGCCACGTGGCGCCGCTCCCTCGGGCCAGGACCCGCTCGGCGCCCCGCCCGACCGCGCCGGCGTCCGGGCCGAGCGCCAGCGCCACGTGGTCCAGCAGCGCGGCGACCGCCGTCGCGGCGGGGACGGGGCGGCCGCTGACCGGGTGCATCAGCTCCCCCTCGACGCCGTCCCGGCTGGCCCGCCAGGCGGCGAGCCGGATCAGCGCGGTCTCGATGTCCGGTGCCGGCACCCCCGCGCGCCACTCGCGGGCGGCGGTCTCCACGAGCGCCCGCCCCAGCGCCGCGACCAGCACCGCGTCCCGCACGTCCCGGCACACGTCGGCGACCCGGAGCTCGACGGTCGGGTACCGGTGCGACAGCCGGGCGTCGGGGTAGAACATCCCGGCGTCCAGCGGCACGCCGGAGTCGAGGAACCGCCGCAGCCGCGCCCGGTACGCCGCGACCGACCTGTACACGTCGGCCGGCCCCGTCGTCGGCCAGCGCCACCACGCCTGCGTCCGGTAGCCCGCGTACCCGGTGTCCACGCCGTCTGCGTACGGCGAGTTGGCCGCGAGCGCCGCCAGCACGGGCAGCCACGCCCGCACCCGGTCCAGCACCGCCACGCCCTCCTCGGCCGAGCGGACCGCGACGTGCACGTGGCAGCCGCACGTGAGCTGCTGGTCGGACGTCAGCCGGAACCGGTCCTGGATGGCCTGGTACCGGGGGGTCGGCGTGAGCGAGGGGTGCGCGGGCAGCGGGGACGTCGCCAGCGGGACGGCGAGCGCCCCGGCGGCGCGGGCGGCGGCCCCGGCCCGGTCGCGCAGCCGGCGCAGGTCGGCCTCGATGTCGGCCAGCGCCGTGCGCGGCGGCGTGGCGGTCTCCACCTGCTCCTGCTGCAGCTCGGACGCGAGCGCCGCGATCCCCGAGGGGTCGGCACCCGCGGCCAGGTCGGCGTCCGCCGCGAGCAGCGCCCCGACGACGGGCGAGGGGCGGCCCGTGGCCGGGTCGACGAGCAGCAGCTCCTCCTCGACGCCGAACGTCCGCAGCGCGGTCGGCGGCGTGGGCGCGGGCTGCGGCGGGGCCGTGGCCAGGGCCACGGGCGGTGCACCGGTCGGCAGGATGTCGTCCATCGGCGGGCCCCCTCGCGGTGCCGGCGGGACGCTCCGTCGGCGGACTGCGCCCACAGTACGCCGCGCCCGCCCGAGCGCACACCGGACGCGTCAGGGAGCCTGCGGCCGCAGGTGCACCACGAGCAGCGCGATGTCGTCCTCGGGCGCGTCGCCCGCCGCCCCGCGGCTCAGCACGGCGTCCGCCAGGTACGCCGCGTCGAGCACCGCGCCGCCCGTCGCGCGCTCCCGCGCCTCCGGGACCAGCGCCGCGACGAGCTCGGCGAGCCGGTCGATGCCGTCCTGCAGGTGCTCGCCGCGCTGCTCGACCAGGCCGTCCGTGTACAGCACGACCGTCGACCCCCTCGGCACGCTCACCGTCGCGTCGGTCCGCGCGGCCCCGGCGGTGACGCCGAGCACCAGCTCCGGGTCGCCGCCGCGGAGCTCGCGCACGGTTCCCTCCGGGTCGACCAGCAGCGGCGGCAGGTGGCCCGCGTTCGTCCAGCGCACCGTGGTGGTCGCCGCCGCGCGGTCCTCGTCGCTCTGCTCGAGCCGGAGCACCACCGCCGACGCCATGGCGTCGACCCGCAGCGTCTCCAGCGTCGTGTCGAGCGCGCCGAGCACCTGCGCGGGCGGGCCGCCGGACGTCGCGGCGATCCCGCGCAGCAGCGTGCGGACCTGGCTCATCGCGGCGGCCGCGTGCCGGTCGTGCCCCATGACGTCGCCGATGACGAGCACGGTCGCGCCGTCCGGCTGCAGGAACGCGTCGTACCAGTCGCCGCCCACCTGCGCGGCCTCGGCCGCGGGGACGTACCGCACCACGACGTCGAGGTCCTCCGGCTGCGCCGGCGCCGTGAGCAGCGCGCGCTGCAGCGTCTCGGCCATCCGGCGCTGGCCCTCGAACAGCCGGGCGTTGTCGAGGGCGACGCCGGCGCGGTCCGCGACCTGCACGAGCAGCGCGAGGTCCTCCGGGCCGAGGTCGGCGTGCGTCGCGTCCAGGAACAGCGAGATCGCCCCGACCGTCCGCCCGCGTGCCCGCATCGGCACGATGTGCGCCCGCCGGGGCGCGAGCGAGCGCAGGACGTCCCGGGCCTCCCCGGTCAGCAGGGGGGAGATCTGCTCGGTGGCGTCGTCCACGGTCACCAGCTCGCCGTCGTGCAGCGCGCGGTGCAGGAAGGAGGACGGGGCCAGGGACCCCAGCCGGAGCTGCGCGTAGCGGGCCACCGTCGGGCGCAGGTGCGGCTCCGCGTGCCAGCCGGCGATGTCCCGCAGCTGGCGCTGGTCGTCCCACAGGGTGACGAGGCACCAGGACCCGAACCCCCGCACCAGGTGCCGGGCCAGCCGGCCCACCGCGTACTCGGTGTCCAGCGTGGAGCTGAGGTCGTCGCTGACCGTCGCGAGCACCGCGAGCCGGTGGGTCGCGGCGTCAGCCGCCGACCGGGCCGCGAGGCGCTGCGCCTCGGCGTGCCGGCGCGCGGTGATGTCGTGGAAGTAGACGGACAGCCCGTCCGGGCCCGGGAACGCCCGCACCTCGTACCAGCCGTCCAGCGGCGGCGGGTAGTACGCCTCGAAGGACCGCCGCGCCCCCGTCGCGACCGCGCCCCGGTAGTGCTCCTCGAACGGCGACCCGGTCGCGAACGGGAACAGCGACCAGATCTCCCCGCCCAGCAGCTCCCCGCGCGTCCGGCCGAGCACCCGCTCAGCCTCGGCGTTCACGTACGCGAACCGCCAGGCGTCGTCGAGCAGGAAGAAC contains:
- a CDS encoding carboxylate-amine ligase codes for the protein MDDILPTGAPPVALATAPPQPAPTPPTALRTFGVEEELLLVDPATGRPSPVVGALLAADADLAAGADPSGIAALASELQQEQVETATPPRTALADIEADLRRLRDRAGAAARAAGALAVPLATSPLPAHPSLTPTPRYQAIQDRFRLTSDQQLTCGCHVHVAVRSAEEGVAVLDRVRAWLPVLAALAANSPYADGVDTGYAGYRTQAWWRWPTTGPADVYRSVAAYRARLRRFLDSGVPLDAGMFYPDARLSHRYPTVELRVADVCRDVRDAVLVAALGRALVETAAREWRAGVPAPDIETALIRLAAWRASRDGVEGELMHPVSGRPVPAATAVAALLDHVALALGPDAGAVGRGAERVLARGSGATWQRATVARTGDLTELVRRSAL
- a CDS encoding YciI family protein; its protein translation is MTQYVLVKHYRGGPEPLRPVPPMDRWEPADAEAHMAFLREVGETLRASGEYVDARALTPESTWVRYGGPGAAPVTSDGPADGGLVAGWYLVDVASQERAVEIAAWVSSEPGPGGEPLLEWIEVREVLGG
- a CDS encoding ABC transporter permease, with translation MSAEPGPGVLIAVVALVVLAVAASAAGRLRTGRAVVVAALRAVGQLAAVSLVIAVVLQHLWSSLLFAVAMFAVAVATTARRVGAPRRWPWAAAAMAAGVLPVLVVIFASRAVPFTGPTVVPFAGIVTGGAMTAHSLAGRRVFAALREHRDTYEAALALGLQPRAAVDVVARHLLPEALVPGLDQTRTVGLVTLPGAFVGVLLGGGTPAQAGAAQVVVLVGLLAAQALTVVTGYRLVRTGRLVPDDLAAGVRSWRPRARSRTWYRAPRQRE
- the efeB gene encoding iron uptake transporter deferrochelatase/peroxidase subunit encodes the protein MSRRALLGWSGGLVAGAAAAGAAGAAAVDAARSPAPAAAATGADRTYPFTGAHQAGIVTPAQDRLYLAAFDVTTTDRDALVDLLRRWTVMAARMTQGLPAGEFAPASGPYDAPPDDTGEAADLPAAGLTVTFGFGRSLFVGADGADRFGLAGRLPAGLIALPHFAGDDLDPARSDGDLVVQACADDPQVAVHAVRNLSRAAFGTARIRWTQLGYGRTSSTSTAQKTPRNLFGFKDGTANLKAEETAAVEEHVWVPAGAAAEGGGDAAWLAGGTYLVARRIRMHIETWDRSSLREQEALVGRTKGEGAPLSGGTEFTEPDLDATGGDGRPLVALDSHVRLAHPTQNDGVRMLRRGYNFTDGNDALGRLDAGLFFLAFVVDPRTHFVPMQTRLSGQDGLMEYLVHTGSGLFAVPPGVPDGALPEGADGTPVLAADGPFVGQGLFA
- a CDS encoding PPOX class F420-dependent oxidoreductase, with the translated sequence MPTPPLPPDAVELLRRPNPAVMATLRADGAPASAATWYLWQDDGRVLLNLDATRVRLGHLRRDPRVSLTVLDAESWYTHLTLVGRVVELREDHGLADIDRLSRHYGGQPYADRTSPRWSAVVEVERWHGWGEQRA
- a CDS encoding SpoIIE family protein phosphatase, with translation MPDLPDAPDAPAGPRDRAARRLLSSLRDPALERLAQLAARLLAAPSAQAALIDDVPTAADPTVVGGTGPRTALSDTVCAATARRAAPLVVPDASQPQAGVSPDEHVGAYLGVPLLGRDGHVVGALCVYDGEARAWSEDDVLVLSDLAASAVAELELSALSVEYEADRARRQLAVTAGGVGTFDWDLATGRLDWDDQLLRIFGLDRDAFGGTIEAFDAAVHPDDLPRVHAALDRAVAACEEYTAEYRVRRPDGSTRWVQARGLALAGPDGTAARVLGAAYDTTAARQADARIARVLETMATAFFLLDDAWRFAYVNAEAERVLGRTRGELLGGEIWSLFPFATGSPFEEHYRGAVATGARRSFEAYYPPPLDGWYEVRAFPGPDGLSVYFHDITARRHAEAQRLAARSAADAATHRLAVLATVSDDLSSTLDTEYAVGRLARHLVRGFGSWCLVTLWDDQRQLRDIAGWHAEPHLRPTVARYAQLRLGSLAPSSFLHRALHDGELVTVDDATEQISPLLTGEARDVLRSLAPRRAHIVPMRARGRTVGAISLFLDATHADLGPEDLALLVQVADRAGVALDNARLFEGQRRMAETLQRALLTAPAQPEDLDVVVRYVPAAEAAQVGGDWYDAFLQPDGATVLVIGDVMGHDRHAAAAMSQVRTLLRGIAATSGGPPAQVLGALDTTLETLRVDAMASAVVLRLEQSDEDRAAATTTVRWTNAGHLPPLLVDPEGTVRELRGGDPELVLGVTAGAARTDATVSVPRGSTVVLYTDGLVEQRGEHLQDGIDRLAELVAALVPEARERATGGAVLDAAYLADAVLSRGAAGDAPEDDIALLVVHLRPQAP
- the efeO gene encoding iron uptake system protein EfeO is translated as MPRTTPAAATAAVLLLPLLAACVPNDPAGGPATAGASGALTVSSTADACDVSAATAPSGTLTFTVTNDGGDVTEFYLLAEDGLRIVSEIENIGPGLTRDLVVQAAPGDYFTACKPGMVGDGIRAAFTVTDSGQQVGPTGDTAEQLAAAEASYVAYVKDQVGSLIAGTEEFAAAYAAGEDDRARELYAATRLHWERVEPVAESFGDLDPALDLREADLEDGQAWTGWHLVEKDLWQPAPEANGGAAYVPLTAEQRTAAADDLVANTQKLVDQVNADGFTFEAFQIANGAKALLDEVATGKVTGEEEIWSHTDLWDFQGNVDGARVAYEVLQDVVTERDPDLAAGLEQRFAELEELLAAQGSVDAGFAAYTDLTDDQVTALAAAVDALSEPLSRLTTTVTGA
- the efeU gene encoding iron uptake transporter permease EfeU — its product is MVANYLIGLREGLEAALVVSILVAYLVRTQRRDLLPALWAGVGVAVVVSLGFGALLTFGPQGLSFRAQEAIGGTLSIVAVGLVTWMIFWMARTARHLKTDLQHRLDDAAEAGRRAIVVMACLAVGREGLETALFLWAGAQATGTGTSAPLVGAALGLATAVLLAWALYRGVMRLNLQVFFAWTGAFLVLVAAGVLSYGVHDLQEAGILPGLDDLAFDVSAQVPPTSWYGTLLKGVLNFTPATTWAQAIAWTAYVVPTMTLFVRTAWRRPPARPSTAAPTATTSPLPTA
- a CDS encoding GNAT family N-acetyltransferase, producing the protein MQIRLIPLADVTGADAQAWQRLAGDALAPNMCLDPRYLVTARHREDVDELRVLVVQEAGEWLAALVLTTKRVLPPLPVQAATTGSRFTTLECDRHHPLVRRGREVEALDALLGGLTTAGLPGLALLRRFPAEGPLADALATVAARRRMRVHERTRDVGAWAPRSAFEVLDVPAPADGALVDPPISLGHLRTDEARNTRRVVRGLVRETGGPLVLHDESGDPAAADRFVALQGAGWKGDRSRGGAALSLSAPDERWFRDSVDAFRRDGDLSVLRLAAGGRTLWTGYQVRSGGAWFGLLDAYDEEFRRFSPGSVGRLAMMTYLLGTTDAPFVDPGFGSHYAVGARIWPAAREQVDLLVSARGLTAHAMVRAVPLARRFRLVA